ATCAGCCGCAAATTGACCAAGCATATTGGTATCACACGGACCAGGATGCACAGTGTTCACACGGATTTGATGCTCTGCCAGCTCAATTGCCAACGCCTTAGAAAAGCTTTCCGCCGCTCCTTTTGAAGCGATATAAGATTGCAGTCCAGGACGAGGCCTTACAGCAGAGATCGATGCGATATTAATGATGGAACCCTGCTGTTTCTGTTTCATATGTTGAGCCGCTTCACGGCATGTTAAAAAGAGCGTCGTCGCGTTGATATCCATGAGTTTCTTCCATTCATTTAAGCTGACTGTTTCGATAGGCGCAGCTTTTTGAGCAAGACCAGCTGCATTAACTAGTCCATCGACCTTCCCGAACTTAGACTGAGTATCTTCGAAAACTTGCTTGATATATCCTTCATCTAACAAGTCTCCTTCTTTCACAAGCAAATGCTCAGTTTTAATTTCTTTCAGGTTGTTTGTGTTAATATCACAGGCGGTGACCTTCGCGCCACTCTCGAGTAACATGTTTACTATGGAAAGGCCCATCCCGCCATTGGCCCCTGTAACAACGATAGAATGATCTCTTAATTTCATACGACAGCCCCCTGTAATTGTTTCACCACGTATTTCCTTATGGCAGCTCCCATTTCCGTGGTGGAATGATCTCCGCCCAAATCCTTTGTTTTAAACCCTTCAGCCAGCGCTTTTACTATAGCATTAATAATTAATTGATGTAGATCACTTCTGCCTAAATGTTCTAACATCAAAGCTGTTGACCAAATTTGAGCCATAGGGTTGGCGATTCCTTTCCCCGCTATATCCGGAGCTGAACCATGTACAGGTTCAAACATGGATGGGAACTCACCCGTTGGATTAATGTTTGCGGAAGGCGAGACTCCCAGCCCGCCGACTAAGGCAGATCCCAGGTCAGATAAAATATCTCCGAACAAATTCGAGGCAAATACTACACCGAATGACTGCGGCTTTTGAACGAACAGTGCAGCTAACGCATCAATATATACCTTTTCATAATGAACATCTTTATATTCTTTTGATACTCTTTCGACGACTTCATCCCAAAATTTCATCGTATGGATGACGGCGTTTGACTTCGTTGCATTCGTGAGCTTGACTCCTTTTTCCCTCGCCTGTTCAAAAGCGAATTGGGCAGCCCTCTTAATTCCTTTTTCCGTCATGATCGTGTTTTGAATAGCCACCGCTTCCTCCGTGTATTCGTAAAGCTTTCCTCCGGAATTGGAATACTCTCCTTCAGCATTTTCCCGAATAATTACAAAATCTACCGCATCACTGTTGATAAGCGGCGACTGTATGCCTCTAAGCTTCTTCACAGGGCGGTAATTGATATACTGTTGAAAATTTTTCCGAATCGGCATGATGAACTCCCATACTGTAACATCATCGGGAACATGCGCAGCACCCATAGCACCAAAAAGAATGGCGTCGAAAGAACGAAGCTGGTCCAGCCCATCTTCCGGCATCATTCTCCCATTCTCCAAGTAATAATTCGAATCCCAGAGAAAGCTCGTCATCTCACAGGAAAAAGACGGATCATACTCTTCAATGTCCTTAAGAAGAGCTACAGCTTCATCCATAACTTCGGGGCCTATACCATCACCAGGTAAAATAGCGATTGAAGGTTCCTCTATCATTTTGCCTCACCCTTTTCATTTAAAAAGTGGAGGGCTGTTTGGCGATAAATTTCAGTCGTTTCCGCCAGTTCCTCAATATCGACGTATTCATTGATTTGATGAGGAACCTCTCTGTCTCCGGCACCGATCGTAACGATCGGAACTCCCGCTAAGTGCAGGAAGGTTCCGTCTGTGGCACCCGGTACTCCATTGTAAACAGGTTCTTTATCGGTTACATTTTTCACAGCCCAGGAGACAGAATCGACGATAGCTTCGTTCATATCCGTTTCTGTCCATGGCCGGTCCTCGATTACTTCGAAATCCATTTGGAAATCTTCATCTTCGGCTGCCAGCTTATCAATGATTTCCTGCAATTCTATTTTAAAACCCTCATGATCAAACCCTGGAACTGTACGCACATCCAAAGTCGTCATACACTGTTCAGGAATAACATTAATTTGTGCCTCCCCTTTTACAGGCGCTTGCAGAATGGTTGGCGTAATACTAGGCCAGCCGAGCAATGGGTGCTTACCAAGGCGTTCCTGCTCTCTTTTCTCCAGTTTCTCAAGCTCCACGATCATTCGTGCCATTCTCCAGTTCGGGTTGATACCGCTCCATGAAATCGCCCCATGCGCCATTTTTCCATAGGCCGTCAGTCGAATTCTCATCGCACCCCGCTGGGTAATACATACTTGATTTTCTTCCGGTTCACAAATGACTGCTCCATCGACATCGTCTGCCCATCCTTGTTCAATGAAGTGCTTGATTCCGATCATCATGCCTTCTTCATCACAAGGGATACAGAGGATGATTTTACCGCTCCATTCCTCTTCATCCTGAAGCAGAGAGTGTACCGCTGTAATCATGCAGGAAAGGTTGCCTTTCGTATCATTTGTCCCTCTTCCATACATTCGGCCGTCCACAATTTCTGCACTGAACGGAGGGTAATTCCACTGCTCATGAT
This window of the Halobacillus sp. Marseille-Q1614 genome carries:
- a CDS encoding SDR family NAD(P)-dependent oxidoreductase, translated to MKLRDHSIVVTGANGGMGLSIVNMLLESGAKVTACDINTNNLKEIKTEHLLVKEGDLLDEGYIKQVFEDTQSKFGKVDGLVNAAGLAQKAAPIETVSLNEWKKLMDINATTLFLTCREAAQHMKQKQQGSIINIASISAVRPRPGLQSYIASKGAAESFSKALAIELAEHQIRVNTVHPGPCDTNMLGQFAADGTNIEQAKETVFKQSVPMGRLLTPTDITAAVSFLLTDDAKMVTGAVLNVDGGRGL
- a CDS encoding tartrate dehydrogenase, coding for MIEEPSIAILPGDGIGPEVMDEAVALLKDIEEYDPSFSCEMTSFLWDSNYYLENGRMMPEDGLDQLRSFDAILFGAMGAAHVPDDVTVWEFIMPIRKNFQQYINYRPVKKLRGIQSPLINSDAVDFVIIRENAEGEYSNSGGKLYEYTEEAVAIQNTIMTEKGIKRAAQFAFEQAREKGVKLTNATKSNAVIHTMKFWDEVVERVSKEYKDVHYEKVYIDALAALFVQKPQSFGVVFASNLFGDILSDLGSALVGGLGVSPSANINPTGEFPSMFEPVHGSAPDIAGKGIANPMAQIWSTALMLEHLGRSDLHQLIINAIVKALAEGFKTKDLGGDHSTTEMGAAIRKYVVKQLQGAVV
- a CDS encoding M20 family metallopeptidase, whose amino-acid sequence is MIKTEQSKRILRDREEVISLTQRLVRISSVYRPSVEGGNEEKAANFVADYLEKLGIEVHVEEVVPGRPNVIGIIDSGKPGKTLLFEGHTDVVTEGDHEQWNYPPFSAEIVDGRMYGRGTNDTKGNLSCMITAVHSLLQDEEEWSGKIILCIPCDEEGMMIGIKHFIEQGWADDVDGAVICEPEENQVCITQRGAMRIRLTAYGKMAHGAISWSGINPNWRMARMIVELEKLEKREQERLGKHPLLGWPSITPTILQAPVKGEAQINVIPEQCMTTLDVRTVPGFDHEGFKIELQEIIDKLAAEDEDFQMDFEVIEDRPWTETDMNEAIVDSVSWAVKNVTDKEPVYNGVPGATDGTFLHLAGVPIVTIGAGDREVPHQINEYVDIEELAETTEIYRQTALHFLNEKGEAK